CGCATTTTGACTCAGAGTTTTAAACCATCCGGCATTTTCTTGTGCTTTGGTTGGTTTATTACCCCGGATAATCAACAGCAGATCGGGATGCAGCAAGGTAGACAGCTTTGTCAGCTGTTCTCCGATTGCGGCATTAGCGCCGTTTTCGGGCAACGTCAGAGAGATAATTTGGCGGCTGGCAAACAGGCTCATCGCCTGAGAAAGGCTAAAGATACTTTCCCAATCGGTATGAGCATCGAGTGCAAAGGTGAAGTATTCAGTAAAACCATGCTCTTGAGCCTGTTGGCGAATAAGATCAAGGCTTTCCTGTAAAAGCAACGGCTCGTTGCCCATAACTAAATAACAAGCGCGCAGCCCCTCACGGAGCTGCGCGGCAAGTTGCTCAGGATAAACGCGAGTCATTGTGCGCTAATACTGCCTGTAGATTTAATCGCGGTGGTTGGCACAGTGGTATCAGTGCTGACTGAATTAAAGTCATTGGCACTTTGCACCTTTGGCGCAGCCACTTCAGCATTCATGCGATTGTCGTTGTTTTGCAACTCGGCTGCATGAACAGAAAGCAGTTTACGAACCAGCTGCTGTGCCGCCTGATCGCGCATTTCCTGACGGATCATATCCTGCTCGGCATCTTTTGCCAGTGCAGTTAATGGGTTGTCGAAGAACGAACGATAAACACGTACGGTCAATGGATAGAGATCGTGTCCACGTACCAATACCTGCGCGTTGACACTCAGCACCATCTGATATTCAGCCGTTTTACCATCTTTAAAGATTGACACGGTTTCTTTGGACTCACCGCCGCCAACAATACGCAGTGATGGCAGCTTATCCGAACCATCGGCCGCTTTTGCCGCCGTCGCAGAGTTATCCACGATGCTGGTGCTGCTAGCAGAGCCCGTCGTTTTCGAGTCGTCAGCTTTAGGATCGACGATAGTAATACCGCTTAGACGGAGCTGTTCACGAATAGAACGTGACAGTGGGCCATACGGGTCGCTAGTGTCAAACGTGATTTTCTGGAATTCGGTTGGCACCGACGTGTTGCCACGCAGATGGAAACCACAACCGGCGGTAAGAACCGCCAGCCCCAGAACAGCAACTTTTAACAACGACGTCATAGTACGATGTCGCACAATTCCTCCTCGGCTCAACCTACAACTAGGTTCAGCAGTTTACCCGGAACGTAAATCACTTTACGAATGGTCACGCCGTCGAGATATTTAGCGACCTGAGCTTCTTGACCTGCAAGTTCGCGAACCTGCTGTTCAGTGGCATCAGCCGCAACGGTTACCTTGCCACGGACTTTACCATTAACCTGAACCACGATCAGCTTAGAATCTTCTACCATCGCTTTTTCGTCGGCTTGTGGCCACGGAGCAACGTCGATATCGCCTTCGCCGCCCAACGCCGTCCACATTTCGAAGCTGGCGTGCGGGGTGAACGGATACAGCATACGAACCACGGCCAGCAGAGCTTCCTGCATCAGCGCACGGTCTTGCTCGCTCTCTTGTGGAGCACGAGCCAGCTTGTTCATCAGTTCCATAATTGCCGCGATAGCGGTGTTAAAGGTCTGACGACGGCCAATATCATCGCTGACTTTAGCAATGGTTTTGTGCAGATCGCGACGCAGCGCTTTTTGATCTTCGTTCAGGTTGGCAACGTTCAGTTCAGCGCATGCGCCTTTTTGGGCATGTTCGTAAACCAGTTTCCAAACACGTTTCAGGAAGCGGTTCGCACCTTCAACGCCTGATTCCTGCC
This is a stretch of genomic DNA from Hafnia alvei. It encodes these proteins:
- the lptE gene encoding LPS assembly lipoprotein LptE gives rise to the protein MRHRTMTSLLKVAVLGLAVLTAGCGFHLRGNTSVPTEFQKITFDTSDPYGPLSRSIREQLRLSGITIVDPKADDSKTTGSASSTSIVDNSATAAKAADGSDKLPSLRIVGGGESKETVSIFKDGKTAEYQMVLSVNAQVLVRGHDLYPLTVRVYRSFFDNPLTALAKDAEQDMIRQEMRDQAAQQLVRKLLSVHAAELQNNDNRMNAEVAAPKVQSANDFNSVSTDTTVPTTAIKSTGSISAQ